Genomic segment of Limnohabitans sp. INBF002:
TGTGCGCGCCCTCGAATACGGCATGCCACCCACCGGCGGCTGCGGCATTGGCATTGACCGTTTGATGATGTTGCTGACCGACAGCCCCAGCATCCGCGATGTCATTTTGTTCCCTGCTTTGCGCCGCGAAGCTTAAAGCGACTAGGCCCCAAAACAAAACGCCTCCTAGTGATTGACTAGGAGGCGTTTTTGTTGGTGCGTACAGTTTAGAAAAACCGGCTGAACACGACAGCACCTAAGCCCACAAACGCCAGCACCAAACCACCCACCATCAGGCGAAGGGTTTGACGCAGTCCGCTCACCGCAGCCACCAAGCCAGCGTTTTGTTCGGCCAGCTCGCGCACGGTGTGTGTGAGTTGGGTGTGGCGTTGCTGCAGCTCGTCAAGCTGCATATTCGCTGCAAGCAACCGGTTTTTCAACTCACCCAAGCTGGGCACATCGTCGTGTGCATTGGGTGTAGCCATGGGTTGTGGTGTCGCCTCTGCCCGCTTGCGGTCCATCAGCTCGCGGGCTTTTTCAAGCACGTTGGGCGCATGAGAAATCACATCCCCCCAGGGAATCACTTTGAGTGCAGAGAGCCAAGGGATTGCCATGGCGTTACTGGGGCTGAAAGCCACTGTTCTTGATCATCTTGGTCCACACCTGCGTGTAAGCGCGTTCACGTTGCTCCAACTGGTGCGAGTTCATGTAGCCCACAGTGAGGCCCATTTTGGTGAGCTGCTCATGCACATCGGGCATGGCCAACACTTTGGACAAGGCCACACCGAAGTGGTTGATAGTGGCTTGTGGTGTGCCTGAGGGGGCGAAGATGCCGTAGTAAGGCATGTCTTCCAAACCGCTCAAACCCAGCTCTGCAAAGGTGGGCACATCAGGCAGCGCCGCTTGACGCTTAGAGCCCAACACCGCCACCACGCGCACTTTGCCCGCCTTGTGGTTTTCAATGAAGTCAGGCACCGAGCCCACACCTGCGGCAATTTGGTTACCCAGCATGTCAGCCATCATCGGTGCGCTGCCGCGATATGGCGCAGAGATCAAATCGAGTTTGAACTTGTCGCCCACTACTTTCACCAAAAACTCAGGCGTTGACGCTGGAGCTGGAATGCCCACCGCTCCTTTGCCGCCTTGGGCCTTGACCCAAGCCACGTACTCAGTGAACGACTTGGCAGGTGTGCCGCCAGACACAGCATAGGCGTTCACAAAGGTGGCAAAGCCAGCCACGGGTGCAAAGTCGTGTGCAGGGTCGTAGCCTGGGTTCTTGACCACCAAGGGCAAGATAGAAATGGTGTGGTCGTGCGAGAGGAACAACACCGAGCCATCGGCAGGTGCTACTTTCAATGCTTGCGCTGCGAGTTGACCGCCTGCACCGGGTTTGTTCTCAACCACCACGGGGGTACCCAACTCGTCTTTGAGTTTCTCAGCCAAGATGCGGGCCACCGCATCGGTGCCGCCGCCTGGCGGAAAGCCAACCATCAGCTTGATGGGTTTGGCGTTTTGCGCCGCAGCCAAGCCACAGCTCAGGGCCAAGGCTAAAACTGCAAAGTGACGGCGAGAAGGAAACATGGCGGAACTCCTTATTGAAAACAAATAAATCAGACTTGATCTGGGTTAGCAGCTGGCACCACACCGTCTGGGTTTTGAGCGTGGTCAGGGTCTTGCTCGGGTGGCATTTCTGGGTTCTGGCCAAACTCGCCATCGGGCGAGCTCTTGCGCGCATCGCGTTCGCGCAATTTCTCTTCTTTCTTCTTTTTCTTGGCTAACTCGCGTTGGCGTTTTTCGTAGTTGTAATTGGGCGTTGCCATGTGAGCTTTCGTGGGTAGTGGTGAACGTATGTGCGCGTTAAGGCAACAAGTCCAAAGCCCGCAAGTATGCGGGGTGAGTCATCAGCGCGTCCCAAGCTAGCGGCGAAGTTTTGGGCAGCAGTGCGCGACGGCGTTGTTCGCTGGCGTCACTGGCATGCCATTGGTTTTTAACGAGGCGTTCGGTCAAGCCTTCGAGCATGTCATCGACCCCATGACCATTGCCAATGCTTTGGTTACACAAGAGCACGAGGTCGCAGCCAGCATTCAATGCCGCCACGCCCGCTTCGGCAAAGCTGACCGAGCGGCCTTCGATGCGACGTGCGCCTTCCATCGACAAATCGTCGCTGAAGATGGCGCCGTTGAAATGCAACTGACCGCGCAAGATGTCTTGCAACCAACGTGACGAAAAGCCAGCGGGCAAGGCATCGACCTTGGGATAGATGACGTGCGCGGGCATCACGCTGGTCAGCGTGGTGGTGAGCCACTGATAAGGCAATGCGCAGTCGCCCAAGATGGCTTTGAGGCTGCGCTTGTCGACCGGAATATCCACATGCGAATCAGCCTTCACAAAGCCGTGGCCCGGAAAGTGTTTGCCACAGTTGGCCATGCCCGCCAGCAACAAACCGTGCATGACGCTCTTGGCCAGCGTGGTAGCCACGCGTGGGTCGCGGTGGAAAGAACGGTCGCCAATCACACTACTCTCGCCATGTTCGAGGTCGAGCACGGGGGTGAAGCTGAAGTCCACACCACACGCGCGCAGCTCGCTGGCCAGCACATAGCCGCTGGCGGTGGCGGCGTCCATCGCTGCCATAGCGCCACTACCGGGCTGCCCCTTTTTGTCTTTCATCCACAGCTCGCCCAAGGCGCGCATGGGTGGGATGTGCGTGAAGCCATCGGTGCGAAAGCGCTGCACGCGCCCGCCTTCGTGGTCTACACAAATCAACAAATCGTCGCGCACAGCCTTGATGTCCGCACACAGCTGGGTGAGCTGTTGGCGGTTGGCCCAGTTGCGACCAAACAAAATCACGCCGCCTGTGAGCGGGTGTTTCAAGCGCGTGCGGTCAGCGGCGGTCAGCTGGGTGCCTGCGATGTCAAGAATGAGGGGGGCGTGGTGAGACATAAATCAGAGGTTCGTTTCAGCTGTTCTTTTCAACAACACAGTAACTGGTGGCGTAATCAGACTCATCGCTCACGCTGACGTGGGCGCTCAAGCCTTTGGCTTCAAACCAATCTTTGAGCACACCGTGCAAGACGATGGTCGGCTGCCCGCTGGGCAGCTTGGCCACTTCGCACAAGCGCCACGTCATGGGCATGCGCATGCCCAAACCCACCGCTTTGCTGAATGCCTCTTTGGCCGAAAAGCGCGTGGCCACATAGCGCACACCGCGCTCGGGCCAACGCTCGCTGCGGGCGCGGTAGGTGTTCATCTCGTTGTCGCTCAACACCTTTTGCGCAAAACGCTCGCCGTGCTTTTCTAAAGACGCACGGATACGGCGAATGTCGCAAATGTCGGTGCCGATGCCGTAAATCATTTATTGCCTTAAGCCTGCGACATGCACGCGTTGTAGGCGCGAACAGTTTCTGTGTAGCCCAGCTCTAGCGCGTCGGCAATCAAGGCGTGGCCGATGGACACCTCTTGCACGCCGGGCACGGTGGCGACGAAGGTGTGCAGGTTGTCGCGGTTCAGGTCGTGGCCTGCGTTGATGCCAAGGCCAGCCTTCAGGGCGGCTTCAGCGGTGGCTTTGAAAGCGGCCAACGTTGAAGCTTGTTTGGGCGTGCCATAGGTTGAGGCATAGGTCTCGGTGTACAGCTCCACACGGTCAGCGCCGACGGCTTTGGCCGCAGCCATGGCCTCAGGCACAGGGTCCATGAACAGGCTCACGCGCGCTCCAAGGGCTTTGGCTTCGGCGATGAGGGGCTTCAAGCGCTCGGCGTCTTGTGGAAAAGTCCAGCCGTGGTCGCTGGTGAACTGGCCTTCGCTGTCGGGCACAAAGGTCACTTGATGGGGGCGCACTTGGCGCACAAAGTCCATCAGGTTGTGAAACGGGTTGCCTTCGATGTTGAACTCGCGGTCGGGCCAGGCCTTGAGCAACGCCGCCAAGTCATGCACATCACCAGCGCGGATATGGCGCTCGTCAGGGCGTGGGTGCACGGTGATGCCCGCAGCGCCCGCCTCTAGGCACAGGGTGGCCGCACGCGTGACGCTGGGGATGCCCAAATGGCGGGTGTTGCGCACCAAGGCCACTTTGTTGAGGTTGACCGACAAGGCGGTTTTTGTGTGTTGGGACATGGCGTGAATCAAAGGGATTGCAGGTCAATCATCATCTGCCGAGTGCGCAGTGTTTTGACCCCGCAATGGTAGTGCAGCAAGGCCCGTAGCTGGCCCTGCAAGGCGTTGCGTTGCTCGGGTGGCATCTCGGCACACAAACGCAGCGTGGCGGTGAATGGCGCGTCTGTGGACAGGCTGTCGTGCAGCTGCAGCCACACGTTGCCAGCGAGGCCCGTGCGGTCTTGCGCGTTGTGGGTACGCAGGCCGCCTTCGGCCACCAGCACATACAAGGCATCGGGCTGCAAGGCCGCAAGCGTGAGGGTTTGGGCGTTGAGTTCGGGCAAGAAACCAATGTCGCGCAGCAGCAGCAATTCAAAGGCGCGCAGCGCAGGGGCAATCGTGCCTTCGTGGCCAGAGGCCAACACCTGAACCACTTGGCGGTACAGGTCAAACAAACTGGGATGCGGGTCGTCGCGTGCCAACAAGCGCAGCAGCAACTCATTGATGTAATAGCCCGACAGCAGCGCTTCGCCTGTGGGCATGATGTGACCGCCCACCCATTCAGCGCCCTTCAAGGTGCGAATTTCGGCATCGCCGGAATAGCTGACGTACAGCGGCTGCAAAGGCAGCAGCACAGGGCGAAAGTTAGAGCTGGGTTTTTTAGCGCCTTTGGCCACCAAGGCCACCCGACCAAAGTGGCGGGTGAAGGTTTCCAAAATCAGGCTGGACTCGCTCCAGTCGTAGCGGTGCACCACGAACGCAGGCTCGTCCTGAATGCGGGGAATGCCCCGCGACATGGTGAAGGTGCTGGATTTACTCGTAGCCAAAGCTACGCACCCGCGCTGCATCGTCGGCCCAACCGGAGCGGACTTTGACCCACAGCTCTAAGAACACTTTGGCGTCGTAGAGCTTTTCCAACTCGGTGCGGGCTTCCATGCCCATGCGCTTCAAGCGCTCACCTTTGTCGCCGATGACCATGGCTTTGTGACCATCGCGCTCCACCACGATGGTGGCGGCAATACGCACCAAGCGTTTGACGCCTTTGGTCTTGCCCTTTTCTTCTTCGAACTTGTCGATGACGACGGTCGAGGTGTAAGGCAATTCGTCACCGGTCAGGCGGAACAATTTTTCACGCACCATTTCGGCGGCCATGAATTTTTCGCTGCGGTCGGTCAGCTCGTCAGCGGCGTACATCCAGGCTTGCTCGGGCAGGTATTTTTCGGCGATGCCCAAGAGGCGCTGCACATCTTTGTCGTTTTTGGCCGACATGGGCACGATTTCGGCAAAGGGGTGGCGCTCTTGCATGGACTGCAGCCACAGCATGATCTCGGGACGGTTTTTCATCGTGTCGAGCTTGTTCGCCACCAAGATGGTGGGAATGCCAGGCGCGAGCAGCGACAGCACTTTTTCGTCAGCGGGGGTAAAGCTACCTGCCTCGACCACCAAGAACACCACGTCCACATCGCCCACAGCGCCTTGCACGGCTTTGTTGAGTGATTTGTTCAAGGCGTTGCCGTGGATGGTTTGAAAACCAGGCGTGTCCACAAACACATATTGCGATGCGCCTTGGGTGTGCATGCCGGTGATGCGGTGACGCGTGGTTTGCGCCTTGCGTGAGGTGATGCTGATTTTTTGGCCCACCAACGCATTGAGCAAGGTCGACTTGCCCACGTTGGGTTTGCCCACGATGGCAATCAGGCCACAGCGTTGGTCGGCAGGCGCCACCACCGCTTGGCTGGCCACGACACGGTTGCCTTTGCTGGCAGCCAGCATGGCGTCGATGTCTTGAAGGGATTGTTCGTTTTTTGGAGGAGTCGCCATTATTTGAGCCCGTTGTCTTTGATGATTTGGAGCATGGCTGCTGCGGCGGCTTGCTCTCCTGCGCGGCGCGAGCCGCCAATGCCACGCTCGCAGCGGGCCAGTTCGGGAACTTCACATTCCACGTCAAAGGTTTGTTTGTGCGCCGCACCCAAGGTGCCGACCACACGGTAGATAGGCAGCTTGAACTTACGCGCTTGCAGCCATTCTTGCAACTCCGTTTTGGCATCTTTGCCAACCGCTTGCATCTCGGGGTTCACCTCGACCTTGGAAAAAATGCGTTGCACCAAGGCGTCTGCGGCTGCATAGCCTGCGTCAAGGTACACCGCACCCAGCACAGCCTCTAAGGCATCGGCCAAGATGGAGGGGCGCTTTTGGCCACCCGAATTCATCTCGCCTTCGCCCAATCGCAAGATGCCCGACAAGCCCAGCTCAACCGCCAAATGGTGCAACGTGTCTTGCTTGACCAAGTTGGCGCGCACACGCGAGAGGTCGCCTTCGGGCAAAGTGTTCAGGCGTTGGTACAGCAAATTGGCAATGGCCAAATTGAGCACCGAGTCGCCCAAGAACTCCAAGCGTTCGTAGTGGTCCGAGCTGAAGCTGCGATGCGTCAAGGCCTGCGTGAGCAACGCAGGGTTTTGAAAGGTGTACGCGAGACGCGCTTGAAGCGTCTCAAGGATGTGTTGTTGAGACGGGCTGGGTCGGTCTGAGCGTGCGCGTGAGGTCATTGAAATGCGCCGATGCGCGAGAGGCTGCCAAAGTTCATCCAAACAAAGAAGGCTTTGCCCACAATGTTTTTCTCTGGCACAAAGCCCCAGTAGCGCGAGTCGAGTGAGTTGTCGCGGTTGTCACCCATCATGAAGTAGTGGCCGGCGGGTACTTTGCAGGTCACGCCTTCGACGGTGTAGCGACAGTTGTCTTTGAACGCAAAGTCGTCAGCGCCCGGCACGAATGAGGGGCGGTCTTTGTCATTCAGCAAATTGTGGGTACGCACGCCAGTCATCTCGCTTGACTTGCTACCCAAGGGCAGCTTTTCTTCAAACTGAGAGATGTAGCGCATGCTGTCTTCTTCAAAGAAATCGGTGCGAACTTCTTTGCTCACAGCTTGGCCATTGATGGTAAGTTGCTTGTTCAGGTAAGCCACTTCGTCACCGGGCACACCGACCACACGCTTGATGTAGTCGAGGCTGGGCTTGGGTGGGTAGCGGAACACCATGACGTCACCACGCTGCACGGGATTGCCGTCCGTCAGCTTGAGGTTGAGCACGGGCAAGCGCACACCGTAGTGGTATTTGTTCACCAAAATCAAGTCGCCCACCAACAAGGTGGGAATCATCGAACCGGATGGGATTTTGAAAGGCTCAAACAAAAAGGAGCGCAACACAAACACCACGGCGATGACGGGGAACAAACCCGCTGTCCAATCCAGCCACCAAGGCTGCATGTACAGACGCTCTTTGGCCTCGGTCACATTCACATCGGTCTGAGCAATGCCTTGGGCATGCAACTCGGCGGTGCGCTTGTCAGCTTGCGCTTGCAGTGCTTCAGCCGCGGCTTTGCGCTGAGGCAAGAAATAGAACTGCTCGGCCAACCAGTAGATACCGGTCACCACGGTGGCCATGAACATGAGCAAGGCAAAGTTGCCCTCAATCATGCCCACATACCAAAAACCAGCGTAGCCCAGAAAGGCGGCCAGTACGAATGCGGTCAACGTCGCCATTAATCCTCCACCTGCAAAATGGCCAAGAAGGCTTCTTGTGGAACCTCAACTGAGCCAATTTGCTTCATGCGTTTTTTACCTGCTTTTTGCTTCTCAAGCAGCTTGCGTTTGCGGCTGATGTCGCCGCCATAGCATTTTGCCAGCACGTTCTTGCGCAAAGCCTTGATGGTCTCGCGCGCAATGATGTTGGCACCAATGGCGGCTTGAATCGCCACGTCATACATCTGACGGCTGATGATTTCGCGCATCTTGGCTACCACCGCACGGCCACGGTACTGCGACTGCGAACGGTGCACGATGATGGACAAGGCATCCACCTTCTCGCCGTTGAGCAAGATGTCGACCTTCACCACATCCGAGGCGCGGTACTCTTTGAACTCATAGTCCATCGAGGCGTAGCCGCGTGAGACCGATTTGAGTTTGTCAAAGAAGTCGAGCACGATTTCGCCCAAAGGCATTTCGTAGGTCAACATCACTTGGCGACCGTGGTATGCCATGTTCATTTGCACGCCGCGCTTTTGGTTGGCCAGTGTCATCACCGCGCCCACGTAGTCTTGCGGCATGTACAAGTGCACCGTCACGATGGGTTCGCGAATTTCGTGCAACTTGCCTTGGTCAGGCATCTTGGATGGGTTTTCAACCATCACCACTTCGTCACCAGGCATGACCACTTGGTAGACCACGCTTGGCGCGGTCGTGATCAAGTCTTGGTCAAACTCGCGCTCCAAGCGCTCTTGCACGATTTCCATGTGCAAAAGCCCTAAGAAGCCACAACGGAAACCAAAGCCCAGCGCTTGCGACACTTCGGGTTCGTATTGCAAAGACGCGTCGTTGAGCTTGAGCTTTTCCAGCGCATCGCGCAGGCCGTCGTATTGGTTGGCTTCAGTGGGGTACAGACCCGCAAACACCTGAGGCTGAATTTCTTTAAAACCAGGCAAGGCTTGTTCAGCAGGGCCTAAGTTGTTGGGCAGTTTCTTTTCCAAGGTGATGGTGTCACCCACCTTGGCGGCTTGCAACTCTTTGATGCCCGCAATGATGTAGCCCACTTGACCGGCTTCGAGCGACTGACGTGGCTCGTTGCCCGGGGTGAACACGCCCAGGTTGTCGGCGTTGTAGACAGCCTCTGTGGCCATCATTTTGAAACGCTCGCCTTTGCCTAAACGGCCATCGACCACACGCACCAACATCACCACACCCACGTAACTGTCAAACCAGCTGTCGATGATCATGGCGCGCAGCGGCGCGTCTTTGTTACCTTGGGGCGGTGGAATTTTGGCGACCACGGCTTCTAAGATTTCGTCGATGCCCAAACCTGTTTTGGCTGAGCATGGAATCGCGTCGGTGGCATCAATGCCAATGACGTCTTCAATTTCTGCCTTCGCGTTCTCTGGATCGGCGTTGGGCAAATCCATCTTGTTGAGCACGGGCACAACCTCGACACCAAGGTCGAGTGCGGTGTAACAGTTGGCAACCGTTTGCGCTTCCACACCTTGAGAAGCATCGACCACCAGCAAGGCGCCTTCGCAGGCAGAGAGTGAACGCGACACCTCATACGAGAAGTCCACGTGACCCGGTGTGTCGATCAAATTCAGGTTGTAGACCTGACCGTCTTTCGCTTTGTATTGCAGCGCAGCGGTCTGTGCCTTGATAGTTATCCCACGTTCTTTTTCGATGTCCATCGAGTCGAGAACTTGCGCTTCCATGTCGCGCTCTTCAAGTCCTCCGCAACGCTGAATCAAACGATCTGCGAGCGTAGATTTGCCGTGATCGATGTGGGCAATGATTGAAAAGTTTCTGATGTTATTCATCAACGGGGACACTTAAGTGATTGAATTCAAAGGGAGAGCGCCATGAAAAAAGGGCGCGTCATGTGCTGACGCGCCCAGAACCAACAAGCAATGGCAACTGCATAAGTTGGTAGTTCATTGTAGGCAAAAACCCGGATTTGCACAGCGGTCTCAACACGACCGAGGCCTCGTTGCGGGTTCGCAACATGAATTTATCCACAACTTATTAACATTTTGACAAAGGGGTTTTGGGGCAACTTGTGGGTGATCTGTGGATCACCTGTGGAGTCAGTCAACCAATCCCGTATCGTGGAGTTTTGGGCTTGCGATATATCGCAAAAACGCATTCAGCCCCTCAATTCTATACAAAAAGGGCTTGAACACTTTATTTAAGTTAGCGAGTACCAACTTAAAAACTATTTTTAGGATCTCAAAAATATTTTGAGAATCACCCTGATTCCCGACTTTGGCCTAGGGGTTTAACGCAGGGGTCGAATCACTGTGTATTGCGCCCATTCGCCACGGCGAATCAAAAGGCTCACAGGTTTGCTGCGATCCAGCTTGGCGGTCAGGGCTTCGAGGGTCTGCACATTGGGCGTTTCGATGTTGGCCAAGGCCAAAATCACGTCGCCTTCTTGGATGCCAGCACGCGAAGCAGGCTCGGCCACGGCATCCACACGCACGCCGCCGCCGCGCAATTTGAGTTCTTTTTTCTGCGCATCGGTGAGTTCGCTCACCGTCAAACCCAGCACCTTGGTCACGGTGCCCGCCTGCGGCTTTTCTGCGGCTGCGGCTTTCTTCACGGGTTTGTCGGCTTCAAACTCACCCACGGTGATCTGCATGTCTTTGACACTGCCGCGTCGCCACACTTGAATGGCGCTGCGGGTGCCTGGCTTGGTGTTGCCCACCATGCGTGGCAAGTCGCTCGACTTGTCGATGGTCTTACCTTCGAACTTCAAGATGATGTCACCCGGCTCCAAGCCTGCTTTCTCGGCGGGCGAGCCTTGCTCGACACCGCGCACCAACGCACCCTGCGTTTTGGACAAGCCCAGTGATTCAGCGACATCTTTGCTCACTTGGTCAATCTGCACGCCCAAGCGGCCACGCTGCACTTTGCCAGTGGCGCGCAGCTGTTCGCTCACACGCACCGCTTCGTCAATCGGAATAGCAAACGAGATGCCCATGAAACCACCCGAGCGCGAATAGATTTGGCTGTTGATGCCCACCACCTCACCGCGCATGTTGATGAGCGGCCCGCCTGAGTTGCCAGGGTTGATGGCCACATCGGTTTGGATGAATGACAAGTAGTCGCCCGTGTCGCGCTGCTTGGCACTGACGATGCCGGCGGTGACGGTGTTTTCCAAACCAAAGGGTGAGCCAATGGCCATCACCCACTCACCCACTTTGAGACGGCTCACATCGCCAATCTTCACAGCGGGAAGGCCTGTGGCTTCGATCTTCACCACGGCCACGTCTGTACGCTTGTCCATGCCCACGATGCGTGCTTTGAATTCACGCTTATCAGGCAGCGTGACCAACACCTGGTCTGCCCCCTCCACCACGTGCGCATTGGTCATGACGTAGCCATCGCCCGACAAGATAAAGCCCGAGCCCACACCTTTGGGTTGCGCCTCTTCGGGCTGGCCACGGTTGGGGCGTTGTTGACGCGGTCCGTTGGGCGTATTGGGTGTCGGCATGGGCACACCAAAGAAGCGGCGGAAGAACTCTTGCATTTCCGCATCCTGATCGCTGCTCTGTACATCACGAGGTGCGGCTTTCTCCATCGTGCGGATGTTCACCACCGAAGGGCCCACCTGCTCGACCAACTCGGTGAAGTCTGGCAAGCCGCGCACCCCTTGTGCATTCACGGGCTGGACCAGCGCCATAGTCAAGCCCGCGCCCCACAACGAGGCGCACAACAAACCAACAGAGACAGAACGCTTGAACGCGAATGGACGTGCCATGATTTTTTCCTTCACTACATTTCAAAGCGCTGGTACACAGCGCGACGCAAATCTTGCCAACGGACGTTTGACTGTTGAGCTTCTAACCAAAGCCAAGTTGGCGATGCTTGGAGTGTGTCAGATGCGGGCTGCCAGCGCAAAAGCAAGGCCTGCTGCATATCGCAAGCCACATGCACCTCCCCCAACGCATCGTCAATCGCGTCACCGCGACCGTGCAAGCACCAGACTTGACCATTCCAACTCAAAGTTCCGGTGAACTGCAACGATTTCCCACCCCACACCGAGGCCAGCACCACACACAAGCCGCTCAAAGCCATGGTGACGCTGAAGGGCTGTTGGTACGACCAAGCCCCCAAGACAGCCAACGCAGCAATCAGCAATCCCATAAAACAGGTACGCTGAAAAGCACAACGCCCCACCGGATACGAGACCGATGGGGCGTTGTGCATGGCGAAAACCTTAGATGCGTTTGAAAACTAACGCGCCGTTGGTGCCGCCAAATCCGAAGTTGTTTTTCAGAGCGACATCAATCTTCATATCGCGCGCGGTGTTGGCGCAGTAGTCCAAGTCGCACTCGGGGTCTTGGTTGAAGATGTTGATGGTGGGTGGGCTCTTTTGGTTGTGGATGGCCAAAACCGTGAACACACTCTCAATACCGCCAGCGCCGCCCAACAAGTGGCCAGTCATCGACTTGGTGGAGTTCACCACGGTCTTCTTGGCGTGATCGCCCAACGCCGCTTTGATGGCGTTGGTTTCGTTGATGTCGCCCAGCGGCGTGGAGGTGCCGTGTGCGTTCAAGTAATCGACTTGATCGGCATTCACACCGGCGTTGCGCAGCGCACTGAGCATGGCGCGGCGTGGGCCGTCCATGTTGGGGGCTGTCATGTGGCCGGCGTCAGCGCTCAAGCCGTAGCCACCCAACTCTGCATAAATCTTGGCACCGCGTGCTTTGGCGTGTTCGTACTCTTCGAGCACCAACACACCCGCACCTTCGCCCAAGACGAAACCATCGCGGTCGCGGTCCCAAGGACGTGAAGCGGTCGCAGGGTCGTCATTGCGGGTCGACAAAGCACGCATGGAAGCAAAGCCACCGACGCCCAAGGGCGACATGCAGCATTCAGAACCGCCAGCAATCATCACGTCGGCATCGCCGTACTCAATGTGGCGACCGGCTTCGCCAATGCTGTGCAAGCCTGTGGT
This window contains:
- a CDS encoding Bug family tripartite tricarboxylate transporter substrate binding protein; this encodes MFPSRRHFAVLALALSCGLAAAQNAKPIKLMVGFPPGGGTDAVARILAEKLKDELGTPVVVENKPGAGGQLAAQALKVAPADGSVLFLSHDHTISILPLVVKNPGYDPAHDFAPVAGFATFVNAYAVSGGTPAKSFTEYVAWVKAQGGKGAVGIPAPASTPEFLVKVVGDKFKLDLISAPYRGSAPMMADMLGNQIAAGVGSVPDFIENHKAGKVRVVAVLGSKRQAALPDVPTFAELGLSGLEDMPYYGIFAPSGTPQATINHFGVALSKVLAMPDVHEQLTKMGLTVGYMNSHQLEQRERAYTQVWTKMIKNSGFQPQ
- the nagZ gene encoding beta-N-acetylhexosaminidase gives rise to the protein MSHHAPLILDIAGTQLTAADRTRLKHPLTGGVILFGRNWANRQQLTQLCADIKAVRDDLLICVDHEGGRVQRFRTDGFTHIPPMRALGELWMKDKKGQPGSGAMAAMDAATASGYVLASELRACGVDFSFTPVLDLEHGESSVIGDRSFHRDPRVATTLAKSVMHGLLLAGMANCGKHFPGHGFVKADSHVDIPVDKRSLKAILGDCALPYQWLTTTLTSVMPAHVIYPKVDALPAGFSSRWLQDILRGQLHFNGAIFSDDLSMEGARRIEGRSVSFAEAGVAALNAGCDLVLLCNQSIGNGHGVDDMLEGLTERLVKNQWHASDASEQRRRALLPKTSPLAWDALMTHPAYLRALDLLP
- the acpS gene encoding holo-ACP synthase; the protein is MIYGIGTDICDIRRIRASLEKHGERFAQKVLSDNEMNTYRARSERWPERGVRYVATRFSAKEAFSKAVGLGMRMPMTWRLCEVAKLPSGQPTIVLHGVLKDWFEAKGLSAHVSVSDESDYATSYCVVEKNS
- a CDS encoding pyridoxine 5'-phosphate synthase, with the protein product MSQHTKTALSVNLNKVALVRNTRHLGIPSVTRAATLCLEAGAAGITVHPRPDERHIRAGDVHDLAALLKAWPDREFNIEGNPFHNLMDFVRQVRPHQVTFVPDSEGQFTSDHGWTFPQDAERLKPLIAEAKALGARVSLFMDPVPEAMAAAKAVGADRVELYTETYASTYGTPKQASTLAAFKATAEAALKAGLGINAGHDLNRDNLHTFVATVPGVQEVSIGHALIADALELGYTETVRAYNACMSQA
- the recO gene encoding DNA repair protein RecO, translating into MSRGIPRIQDEPAFVVHRYDWSESSLILETFTRHFGRVALVAKGAKKPSSNFRPVLLPLQPLYVSYSGDAEIRTLKGAEWVGGHIMPTGEALLSGYYINELLLRLLARDDPHPSLFDLYRQVVQVLASGHEGTIAPALRAFELLLLRDIGFLPELNAQTLTLAALQPDALYVLVAEGGLRTHNAQDRTGLAGNVWLQLHDSLSTDAPFTATLRLCAEMPPEQRNALQGQLRALLHYHCGVKTLRTRQMMIDLQSL
- the era gene encoding GTPase Era, whose protein sequence is MATPPKNEQSLQDIDAMLAASKGNRVVASQAVVAPADQRCGLIAIVGKPNVGKSTLLNALVGQKISITSRKAQTTRHRITGMHTQGASQYVFVDTPGFQTIHGNALNKSLNKAVQGAVGDVDVVFLVVEAGSFTPADEKVLSLLAPGIPTILVANKLDTMKNRPEIMLWLQSMQERHPFAEIVPMSAKNDKDVQRLLGIAEKYLPEQAWMYAADELTDRSEKFMAAEMVREKLFRLTGDELPYTSTVVIDKFEEEKGKTKGVKRLVRIAATIVVERDGHKAMVIGDKGERLKRMGMEARTELEKLYDAKVFLELWVKVRSGWADDAARVRSFGYE
- the rnc gene encoding ribonuclease III, which translates into the protein MTSRARSDRPSPSQQHILETLQARLAYTFQNPALLTQALTHRSFSSDHYERLEFLGDSVLNLAIANLLYQRLNTLPEGDLSRVRANLVKQDTLHHLAVELGLSGILRLGEGEMNSGGQKRPSILADALEAVLGAVYLDAGYAAADALVQRIFSKVEVNPEMQAVGKDAKTELQEWLQARKFKLPIYRVVGTLGAAHKQTFDVECEVPELARCERGIGGSRRAGEQAAAAAMLQIIKDNGLK
- the lepB gene encoding signal peptidase I, giving the protein MATLTAFVLAAFLGYAGFWYVGMIEGNFALLMFMATVVTGIYWLAEQFYFLPQRKAAAEALQAQADKRTAELHAQGIAQTDVNVTEAKERLYMQPWWLDWTAGLFPVIAVVFVLRSFLFEPFKIPSGSMIPTLLVGDLILVNKYHYGVRLPVLNLKLTDGNPVQRGDVMVFRYPPKPSLDYIKRVVGVPGDEVAYLNKQLTINGQAVSKEVRTDFFEEDSMRYISQFEEKLPLGSKSSEMTGVRTHNLLNDKDRPSFVPGADDFAFKDNCRYTVEGVTCKVPAGHYFMMGDNRDNSLDSRYWGFVPEKNIVGKAFFVWMNFGSLSRIGAFQ
- the lepA gene encoding translation elongation factor 4 → MNNIRNFSIIAHIDHGKSTLADRLIQRCGGLEERDMEAQVLDSMDIEKERGITIKAQTAALQYKAKDGQVYNLNLIDTPGHVDFSYEVSRSLSACEGALLVVDASQGVEAQTVANCYTALDLGVEVVPVLNKMDLPNADPENAKAEIEDVIGIDATDAIPCSAKTGLGIDEILEAVVAKIPPPQGNKDAPLRAMIIDSWFDSYVGVVMLVRVVDGRLGKGERFKMMATEAVYNADNLGVFTPGNEPRQSLEAGQVGYIIAGIKELQAAKVGDTITLEKKLPNNLGPAEQALPGFKEIQPQVFAGLYPTEANQYDGLRDALEKLKLNDASLQYEPEVSQALGFGFRCGFLGLLHMEIVQERLEREFDQDLITTAPSVVYQVVMPGDEVVMVENPSKMPDQGKLHEIREPIVTVHLYMPQDYVGAVMTLANQKRGVQMNMAYHGRQVMLTYEMPLGEIVLDFFDKLKSVSRGYASMDYEFKEYRASDVVKVDILLNGEKVDALSIIVHRSQSQYRGRAVVAKMREIISRQMYDVAIQAAIGANIIARETIKALRKNVLAKCYGGDISRKRKLLEKQKAGKKRMKQIGSVEVPQEAFLAILQVED